AGAAAATTCGGGAGGGTTCTCCTTTGGTACCTGAGACAGATTAAGGTCCTGGTTGCTCTCTCTGAACATGGCTTCAAAGTACCATTCACGTCTCATGAAGTCCGTAATCTCGGATGTGTGAACAGTACCGTAATATCCATCACCCTCTACCCAGGGGCATGTGATCCAGTGTGTGCCATCGAGGCCGATGAAGTCTGAAATATCTTCCTCATACTGGTCACGTATATCATATCCAATAACTTTGACCTTAGCCCAAACTGCAATAGGACTCAGAAAATACCCAGGTTCACCTCGTGTCAGATAGATATTAAACCAACCGGGTGGGCAGGAAACAATGTCTAGAATTTCTGTATCATGTTCCATGTGAAGTTTGACGATTACCAAAATGATGAAATGCTTTTCCCACCACTTGACATGATGCGGTTGGGCGAACTGCTTTTAGTTTATCATTCAATAGTGGGCACACTAACTCCTGCGCATAAAGTTAGCAATGTCTTTTCCCCGATATTCCAAACTCACGTGAATTGGTTCGGGCACTGTTTCTGGCACCCGCCGGGGCAATTGGAGTTATCTCATACGCATCCGGTTCATGCGGTCCTGCGACATTCATCCAATCATCGCAACCATGATGTATATGCCGCATCGGAACACAGTGTCCCCCGTACATACCAAAAAAACATCGAAATTGAGGGGTTTTTCCACTTTCTCGATTTCTTCACTTGTTCTACACTGCCCGCATGAAATCCTGGCGTTCCAATTTCTCGGTGCATGGAATAATCCACGCGCTGCTCCTGTGCGCGAGCGTGTCTGCTTTGGCGGCGCTGCCGCGCGGGCACGTCTTTTTCCAATCCGACTTTGAAGGACCAGACGACCTGAATCCCTGGAGCGGTCGCAAGCAAGTTGAGACGGGACACCAGAGCGCACGGAGCCTCTGCGTGGAAAATCGCGGAGCGTCGAAGTCCGGCGCAAGCGCATCCCTGACTTTGCCAGCGGAAGCGATGCGCGGGCACGTCGTGCAGGTAAGCGCGTGGGTAAAGGCGCAGGACGTCAGCGCCAAGCCTAATCCATGGAACGGCGTCAAACTCATGCTGGTCATCCAAACGCCGGAGGGGCCTGAGTATCCACAGGCACCGCTCGGCGTTGGCAGCTTTGATTGGCAGCAGGCCGTTTACCAGGCACGCATCCCCACCAATGCCACCAAAATCACACTCATCGCCGGAATGGAGCAGGTCACCGGCAAAGTCTGGTTCGATGATGTCAAAATTTCCGTGTATCGCGCGATGCGCACAGATGTTCCCGCGCCGGTGGCGGGGCCAATGCACAAGGGGCACGCGCTGCCGCGCCTGCGGGGCGCGATGGTAGCGCCGAATCTCACCGAGGCCAGCCTGCTCATCTTCGGGCAGGAGTGGAACGCCAACGTCATCCGCTGGCAGTTGATCCGCCACGGCAAACCGGGTGCGCCAAGTTCGCTGGAGGATTACGATGCCTGGCTGGACGGCCAGTTGAATAAGCTGGATGAAGTGCTGGGCTGGTGCGCCCGCGCCAAGGTCCTGGTGGTGGTGGACCTGCATTCCCCGCCGGGTGGCAAATCCACCACCAGCGGCTACGTTGGCTCGGATGACCGCCTGTTCACGGATCGCAAGGTGCAGGATAAATTCGTGGCCGTTTGGGAGCGCATTACCAAAAAATACCGTGGTAATCCCTGGATCTGGGGCTTTGATCTGGCCAACGAACCGGTCGAGGATTTCGTCGCGGAGGATTGCGACGATTGGCAGGCACTGGCGGAACGGGCGGGCAAGGCGGTGCGCGCGCTGGACCCGGACCGCACGCTGATCGTCGAACCGTCAAAGTGGGGCGGACCGGATGGTCTACGGGATTTCCTGCCAATCAACGTGAGCAAGGTGGTGTACAGCGTGCACATGTATTTGCCCGGTGAATTCACCCATCAGGGGGTGCATCGCAAAGACGCGCCGCCCGTGGAGTATCCCGGTCAGATCGGCGGCAAGCGGTGGGATAAGGCTGAGCTGGAGCGCGCCCTACAGCCCGTGGTGGATTTTCAGAAGCGTTTCAACGTCCAAATCTATATGGGCGAATTCAGTGCCATCCGCTGGGCACCCAACCAGAGTGCGCACCGTTACCTGAAGGATGTCATAGATATTTTTGAGGCGCACGACTGGGACTGGAGCTATCACGCCTTTCGCGAATGGAGTGGCTGGAGCGTTGAGCACACCGAAGATCCTCAGAACAATCAGCCGGCCGCCCAGCCCACCGAGCGACAGAAACTCCTCCAATCCTGGTATGCCAAGAACCAAAAACCTTAAGAAAAAATCACATCGAGGCACCCTATCGCTCAAGGCACGTTTGCTTTTCCACCTCCTGGGCGTGATGGTGGGATGGATGGTTGTCACCGGCCAGTCTGCCGTGTCCGCGCCAGCGGACACGATGCGGGGTCCGGTGGTATTTTTCGACCTCACCGGACTGTATAAGCTCGATCGTAACGATCCCGAGCAGCGCCGCCAGTTTTGGGACGAAACGCACCTGGTCGTTTCACTGCAAGGGCTGGCCAACCGGCACGCGCCACGCCTGTTCCTGCGTTATATTCGGCAACCGGACGATTTCTGGTGGGAACAAATGACCCAGCCGGGCGGATGGCTGGCAGGCCGCGAAATCGTGCGCCTCACAACCCTCGAAGAATTGCTGAAGCGGTTCCACGATTGTTATCAAGGGGCCGTGGTTTGGGATGAACGCGTGCCGTCCACCTCCAATCTCGCCTCCACCATCGCCGGCTGCGACGATTTGCTCTGCCTGCGTTACGACACCCGCGAGGGCTCGCTTTACCGGCGACTGACGCAAGGCGGACACCGCCTCCCGGTGAAGGTGCGCTTGCTGCTGGAAAATGGGGCGCCCCTGTTCACCGGCGCGGGCCTGATTCCGGGCACGCGCCTCGCGTCCTCCGGCACCGCCAAGGGGGACGCGTACCAATGGCTGATCGAGCACTATGTCAAAACCGGCAAGGCCAACCCGCAGCGCCTAGGCTATTACCTCGACGCGTTTTGGCTCCAGTGCTGGAAGGCCTCAGGCCCGGAGAACCACACCCTGTCGAACCATGATTTCCTGATTGCCCGGCGCGGGGTGTTATTCGATCTGAATGTCTGGGACGACGAAGCCTGGGTGGATGATCCGCAGCAAAAGCCCGGCACGGACGCCGCCACGCTTAAGGCGCTGCTGCGCGCGGCCTATGATCGTTTCAAAGGCGAGGGCGTCATTCAAGTAGCCGGCTTTGTTCCATGGGCGTACAAGTACACGCGATTCAAGAATGCCGCGTGGTCCGCTGGCGGCCGGCATGAAGAGGTGGCGACGGAATGGCGCTACGCGGAGATTCTCTCGTGTTTCAATGCCTATATGGATGCGGATGCCCTCGGCCTGGGTGCCATGGCCAATGCCTCATTTTATCAGCATTATCCCCTGGCGGCACGCTATCCGCAGAATCCCAAACCCACCCGCGCCAGCCTCACCGCGCGGGGTCTGCTCGACGCCCGGGGCCGCATGGCGCCCCGGACGTATGTGGCACATTACGTGGGAGATTATGACGCGGCGGCGTGGCTGTATCGCGAGTTGCCCAGGATGTGGCGCGACCCAGCGCGCGGCACCACCCCACTGTCGTGGGCGTTCAATCCGAACCTCAGCGAGCGTTTCCCCCCTGGGCATGGCGTGGGCGCGGGAACGCCGCAGTTCCAACGACTGGTTTGTCGCCGGTGATTCCGGCGCGGGTTACCTCAATCCCGGCTACCTGACGTTGCCGCGCCCGCACTCGGGTTTGCCCTCTGGACTCGCTGCCTGGGAAAAACATTGCCGGAAATTTTTTGAACAGTGGGACCTCAGTCTCACCGGCTTTGTCATTGACGGGTTTGCGCCGGGCCTGTCACCGGAAGGACTCAGCGCTTACGCGCGTTTCTCGCCGGATGGCATCGTGGGGCAAAAGATCGGGCGCCAAGGCGTGCACCAGGGCATGCCTTATCTGCGGATGCGCACGGATTTGGATGGCCAACCGGCGGAGGCGGCCAGCCGGCTCTACCAACTCAGCCGCGGCACGCCGCCGCGCTTCCTGGTGTGCCGGTCCATTCTCAAAGCCCCAGCCTGGTATGTCCAGTTGGAACAGGAATTACACCGTCTCGCTGGCGACCAAGTCCAGATCGTGGATCTATACACGCTGCTTTGGCTGGTACGCGAATACGAAACCAATCAGACCTGCCGACCGGTTTCTCCGTATGCCAACGCGCGCGAAGTCTCGGGAACGCCTGCGCGCTCGGACGGCCTCACCGCCCTCCCGGGCGGTGACGGGCAGTTTGCCCTGGTTGAACGCAACGGCACCCGTTGCTGGTCGGTGCCCAAGAACCGCTACCTTTACCTCGATGTGGATGACTCATTCTATCGTGCGGGAAGCGGTCCGGTAGAGATTGAACTGCATTACCTGGACACGGGGGTAGGCCGCATCACGTTGCAGTACGATTCCACGGATACCAAGTCAGCCATGGCAGGTGCCTACAAAGGTGGCCCGAAAGCCATCAGCCGCACGGCTACCGGCCAATGGCGCAAGGAAGTTTTCCGCGTGACGGATCCCCGCTTCAACGGATCGCAAAATAGTGAAGCCGATTTCCGCTTTCACAACGGCGGCGACGAATTGCTGATCC
The Verrucomicrobiota bacterium genome window above contains:
- a CDS encoding cellulase family glycosylhydrolase, whose protein sequence is MKSWRSNFSVHGIIHALLLCASVSALAALPRGHVFFQSDFEGPDDLNPWSGRKQVETGHQSARSLCVENRGASKSGASASLTLPAEAMRGHVVQVSAWVKAQDVSAKPNPWNGVKLMLVIQTPEGPEYPQAPLGVGSFDWQQAVYQARIPTNATKITLIAGMEQVTGKVWFDDVKISVYRAMRTDVPAPVAGPMHKGHALPRLRGAMVAPNLTEASLLIFGQEWNANVIRWQLIRHGKPGAPSSLEDYDAWLDGQLNKLDEVLGWCARAKVLVVVDLHSPPGGKSTTSGYVGSDDRLFTDRKVQDKFVAVWERITKKYRGNPWIWGFDLANEPVEDFVAEDCDDWQALAERAGKAVRALDPDRTLIVEPSKWGGPDGLRDFLPINVSKVVYSVHMYLPGEFTHQGVHRKDAPPVEYPGQIGGKRWDKAELERALQPVVDFQKRFNVQIYMGEFSAIRWAPNQSAHRYLKDVIDIFEAHDWDWSYHAFREWSGWSVEHTEDPQNNQPAAQPTERQKLLQSWYAKNQKP
- a CDS encoding GxGYxYP domain-containing protein: MPRTKNLKKKSHRGTLSLKARLLFHLLGVMVGWMVVTGQSAVSAPADTMRGPVVFFDLTGLYKLDRNDPEQRRQFWDETHLVVSLQGLANRHAPRLFLRYIRQPDDFWWEQMTQPGGWLAGREIVRLTTLEELLKRFHDCYQGAVVWDERVPSTSNLASTIAGCDDLLCLRYDTREGSLYRRLTQGGHRLPVKVRLLLENGAPLFTGAGLIPGTRLASSGTAKGDAYQWLIEHYVKTGKANPQRLGYYLDAFWLQCWKASGPENHTLSNHDFLIARRGVLFDLNVWDDEAWVDDPQQKPGTDAATLKALLRAAYDRFKGEGVIQVAGFVPWAYKYTRFKNAAWSAGGRHEEVATEWRYAEILSCFNAYMDADALGLGAMANASFYQHYPLAARYPQNPKPTRASLTARGLLDARGRMAPRTYVAHYVGDYDAAAWLYRELPRMWRDPARGTTPLSWAFNPNLSERFPPGHGVGAGTPQFQRLVCRR